From the genome of Halorussus caseinilyticus, one region includes:
- a CDS encoding class II fumarate hydratase yields MTDDEDFRTEEDSLGEMQVPADAYWGAQTQRALQNFPVSGITFGRRFVRALGVVKKAAAEANRDLELIPEDKADAIVEAADEVIAGEHDDQFPVDVFQTGSGTSSNMNANEVIANRATEIYGGELGTREIHPNDHVNFGQSSNDVIPTAMHVASLEAVEKDLLPALDSLREALEAKESEFDNVVKTGRTHLQDATPIRLGQEFGGYRTQVEKGLARLDQVRDHLSELALGGTAVGTGLNTHPEFPEKAAEYISEETGVEFREADNHFEAQAAHDAMSEAHGALRTIAGSLNKIANDLRLLASGPRNGLGELEQPENQPGSSIMPGKINPVVAEAVNQVHKQVVGNDAAVSAGAAEGQIDLNLYKPVLAHNFLQSAEMLANASEVFGEKFVRKLEANEEHCERQVEQSMALATALNPHIGYDKASDAAKTALKEGKTVKEVVVEKGYLSEEEAEEVIDPEKMTHRGILGSDD; encoded by the coding sequence ATGACTGACGACGAGGACTTCCGGACAGAGGAGGACAGTCTCGGAGAGATGCAGGTACCGGCCGACGCCTACTGGGGCGCACAGACCCAGCGCGCGCTCCAGAACTTCCCCGTCTCGGGTATCACGTTCGGGCGGCGGTTCGTGCGCGCACTCGGCGTCGTGAAGAAGGCCGCGGCGGAGGCCAACCGGGACCTCGAACTGATTCCCGAGGACAAGGCCGACGCCATCGTGGAGGCCGCAGACGAGGTTATCGCGGGCGAACACGACGACCAGTTCCCAGTGGACGTGTTCCAGACCGGTTCGGGCACGTCCTCGAACATGAACGCCAACGAGGTCATCGCCAACCGCGCCACGGAAATCTACGGCGGGGAACTCGGCACGCGCGAGATTCACCCCAACGACCACGTGAACTTCGGCCAGTCGAGCAACGACGTGATTCCGACCGCGATGCACGTCGCGTCGCTCGAAGCCGTCGAGAAGGACCTCCTGCCCGCGCTCGACTCGCTCCGCGAGGCGCTGGAGGCCAAGGAATCCGAGTTCGACAACGTGGTCAAGACCGGCCGCACCCACCTGCAAGACGCCACGCCCATCCGCCTCGGACAGGAGTTCGGCGGCTACCGGACGCAGGTCGAGAAGGGTCTCGCGCGCCTCGACCAAGTTCGCGACCACCTCTCGGAGTTGGCGCTCGGCGGGACCGCGGTCGGGACGGGCCTGAACACCCACCCCGAGTTCCCCGAGAAGGCGGCCGAGTACATCTCCGAGGAGACAGGCGTCGAGTTCCGCGAGGCCGACAACCACTTCGAAGCGCAGGCCGCCCACGACGCGATGTCGGAGGCCCACGGCGCGCTTCGGACCATCGCGGGGTCGCTCAACAAAATCGCCAACGACCTCCGACTGCTGGCCTCGGGTCCGCGAAACGGTCTCGGCGAACTCGAACAGCCCGAGAACCAGCCCGGTAGCTCCATCATGCCCGGCAAAATCAACCCCGTCGTCGCCGAGGCGGTCAATCAGGTCCACAAGCAGGTCGTGGGCAACGACGCCGCGGTGAGCGCGGGCGCGGCGGAGGGCCAAATCGACCTCAACCTCTACAAGCCGGTCCTCGCGCACAACTTCCTCCAGTCGGCGGAGATGCTCGCCAACGCCTCGGAAGTCTTCGGCGAGAAGTTCGTCCGGAAACTGGAGGCAAACGAGGAACACTGCGAACGGCAGGTCGAACAGAGCATGGCGCTCGCCACGGCGCTCAACCCCCACATCGGCTACGACAAGGCCAGCGACGCCGCCAAGACCGCCCTGAAGGAGGGCAAGACGGTCAAGGAAGTCGTCGTGGAGAAGGGCTACCTCAGCGAGGAGGAGGCCGAGGAAGTCATCGACCCCGAGAAGATGACCCACCGCGGAATCCTCGGCAGCGACGACTGA
- a CDS encoding TMEM165/GDT1 family protein, whose translation MTGWLEILVVAATAQLAVLPGEKVQFIIAGLSTRYNPWVVVAAAGSAFAGWTALEIWFGSALKGALPPVYLDSFTAVLFLVFAVLLVRSAPDPGEGLAETDGGVMGAGELDVSVFGREVPNALGGFLPIFAMMAAGEFGDKTQLVTIGLAVQYGANPAIWAGEMLAIIPVSIANAFFFHKFSHAFDVRKAHYAGAVLFLFFGLDTVLAIVTGFSVWETIVGTVAGAITAAIPV comes from the coding sequence ATGACTGGTTGGCTCGAAATCCTCGTCGTCGCGGCGACTGCGCAGTTGGCCGTCCTCCCCGGCGAGAAGGTCCAGTTCATCATCGCCGGACTCTCGACTCGGTACAACCCGTGGGTCGTCGTCGCCGCCGCCGGAAGCGCGTTCGCCGGGTGGACCGCGCTCGAAATCTGGTTCGGAAGCGCGCTGAAGGGCGCGCTCCCGCCGGTCTACCTCGACTCGTTCACCGCCGTCCTCTTCCTCGTCTTCGCGGTTCTGCTCGTCCGGTCGGCACCGGACCCCGGCGAGGGTCTCGCCGAAACCGACGGCGGCGTCATGGGCGCGGGCGAACTCGACGTGTCGGTGTTCGGCCGCGAGGTCCCGAACGCTCTCGGGGGCTTTCTGCCCATCTTCGCTATGATGGCGGCCGGTGAGTTCGGCGACAAGACCCAACTGGTCACTATCGGACTCGCGGTTCAGTACGGCGCGAACCCGGCAATCTGGGCGGGCGAGATGCTGGCCATCATCCCCGTCAGCATCGCTAACGCCTTCTTCTTCCACAAGTTCTCCCACGCCTTCGACGTGCGGAAGGCCCACTACGCTGGCGCGGTGTTGTTCCTCTTTTTCGGTCTCGACACCGTGCTGGCAATCGTCACCGGGTTCTCGGTGTGGGAGACCATCGTCGGCACCGTCGCCGGTGCGATTACCGCCGCGATTCCGGTCTGA
- a CDS encoding HalOD1 output domain-containing protein: MDDGAFCPNDATEKRHVGDSAPSEAVVRTVAEARDCEPTDLPPLNGTIDPDALDDLFDDTMSGGRREGGHAVFDYCDCTVALLGPDDVVVEVTPDADD, from the coding sequence ATGGACGACGGAGCATTCTGTCCGAACGACGCCACCGAGAAGCGTCACGTCGGCGACAGCGCCCCGAGCGAAGCGGTCGTTCGAACCGTGGCCGAGGCCCGCGACTGCGAACCCACCGACCTCCCGCCGCTGAACGGCACGATAGACCCCGACGCACTCGACGACCTGTTCGACGACACGATGTCCGGGGGTCGCCGCGAAGGGGGCCACGCCGTCTTCGACTACTGCGACTGTACGGTGGCGCTGTTGGGTCCCGACGACGTGGTAGTGGAGGTGACCCCCGACGCGGACGACTGA
- the rpl7ae gene encoding 50S ribosomal protein L7Ae, translating to MPVYVNFDVPADLQDRAVEALEVARDTGTVKKGTNETTKAVERGNADLVYIAEDVQPEEIVMHLPELADEKGIPFIFVETQDDIGHAAGLEVGSAAAAVTDSGEAEDDVEDIADKLEELR from the coding sequence ATGCCAGTGTACGTAAACTTCGACGTTCCGGCCGACCTCCAAGACCGCGCTGTCGAGGCGCTCGAGGTCGCCCGAGACACAGGTACCGTCAAGAAAGGAACCAACGAGACGACCAAAGCAGTCGAGCGCGGCAACGCCGACCTCGTCTACATCGCCGAGGACGTTCAGCCGGAAGAAATCGTCATGCACCTTCCGGAACTCGCCGACGAGAAGGGCATCCCCTTCATCTTCGTCGAGACGCAGGACGACATCGGTCACGCCGCCGGTCTGGAAGTCGGCAGTGCGGCCGCGGCCGTCACCGACTCCGGCGAGGCCGAAGACGACGTAGAGGACATCGCCGACAAGCTCGAGGAACTTCGCTGA
- a CDS encoding 30S ribosomal protein S28e, whose product MSAEETEEESSTPAEVIEIVGKTGMHGEAMQVKCRIREGENQGRIITRNCLGPVREGDVLQLRETAREADSIGGQ is encoded by the coding sequence ATGAGTGCAGAGGAAACTGAAGAAGAAAGCTCCACGCCCGCCGAAGTGATAGAAATCGTCGGCAAGACGGGGATGCACGGCGAGGCCATGCAGGTCAAGTGCCGCATCCGAGAGGGCGAGAATCAGGGCCGCATCATCACGCGGAACTGCCTCGGTCCCGTCCGAGAGGGCGACGTGTTGCAACTGCGCGAGACTGCCCGCGAAGCCGACTCCATCGGAGGTCAGTAA
- a CDS encoding 50S ribosomal protein L24e — protein sequence MPQSRVCDFCGDDIEPGTGTMFVRTDGSTVHFCSAKCEKNADLGREPRDLEWTEDGSSEQGEQ from the coding sequence ATGCCCCAGTCCCGAGTCTGTGACTTCTGCGGCGACGACATCGAACCCGGCACGGGCACGATGTTCGTCCGCACCGACGGCAGTACGGTCCACTTCTGCTCGGCGAAGTGCGAGAAGAACGCCGACCTCGGCCGCGAACCCCGAGACCTCGAATGGACCGAGGACGGCAGTTCCGAGCAGGGTGAACAATGA
- the ndk gene encoding nucleoside-diphosphate kinase, giving the protein MSETERTFVMVKPDGVQRGLIGEIVSRFEERGLKMVAGKFMQIDEDLAHEHYGEHEGKPFFEGLVDFITSGPVFAMVWEGQDATRQVRKMMGQTDPAESAPGTIRGDFGLDLGRNVIHGSDHEDEGANEREIDLFFDEEELVDYERIDETWLYE; this is encoded by the coding sequence ATGAGCGAGACCGAGCGCACGTTCGTCATGGTCAAGCCCGACGGCGTCCAGCGCGGTCTCATCGGGGAAATCGTCTCCCGCTTCGAGGAACGCGGCCTGAAGATGGTCGCCGGGAAGTTCATGCAGATAGACGAGGACCTCGCACACGAACACTACGGCGAACACGAGGGCAAGCCCTTCTTCGAGGGTCTCGTGGACTTCATCACGTCCGGTCCCGTCTTCGCTATGGTGTGGGAAGGTCAGGACGCGACCCGTCAGGTCCGCAAGATGATGGGCCAGACCGACCCCGCCGAGTCCGCGCCCGGCACCATCCGCGGCGACTTCGGTCTCGACCTCGGTCGCAACGTCATCCACGGGTCCGACCACGAGGACGAAGGCGCGAACGAGCGCGAAATCGACCTGTTCTTCGACGAGGAGGAACTGGTCGATTACGAGCGCATCGACGAGACGTGGCTCTACGAGTAA
- a CDS encoding DUF4349 domain-containing protein produces MAREVRRWLVPVALTVLLVLAGCSGGGSGDALSATAGDEGASSERGGKQTASASGPNADSGSATFQARQRALIRTGAVEVEVDDYDAARRNLSGATRRFGGFVSDSSEQVHTRGNRSWTSGKLVLRVPKGNFSALVSRAKRAGEVREASTGTKDVTKKLVDIEARLKNLKAQREKLRTLYEEANDTETILDVQERLSEVQSEIERLEAQRKSLKRQVAYSTLTVRLHERPPDPATDDGPSAWYETGLLAAFVSSAHGVVVVARGLAVGAAYALPYALALGVPVVGGVALWRRRRSGDPAGADRSDAPEPADESGDDD; encoded by the coding sequence ATGGCACGCGAAGTACGGCGGTGGCTGGTCCCCGTAGCGCTCACGGTTCTCCTCGTTCTGGCCGGGTGTTCCGGCGGCGGTAGCGGCGACGCCCTGAGCGCCACCGCGGGCGACGAGGGAGCGAGTTCCGAGCGGGGCGGAAAGCAAACGGCGTCCGCGAGCGGGCCGAACGCCGATTCCGGAAGCGCGACCTTTCAGGCGCGCCAACGCGCGCTGATTCGCACCGGGGCGGTCGAAGTCGAGGTGGACGACTACGACGCCGCCCGGCGCAACCTCTCGGGGGCGACCCGGCGATTCGGCGGGTTCGTCAGCGACTCGTCCGAGCAGGTCCACACGCGGGGTAATCGGTCGTGGACCTCCGGAAAACTCGTCCTCCGGGTTCCGAAGGGCAACTTCTCGGCGCTGGTCTCGCGCGCGAAGCGGGCCGGGGAAGTACGGGAGGCAAGCACCGGCACGAAGGACGTGACGAAGAAACTGGTGGACATAGAGGCCCGGCTGAAGAACCTGAAGGCCCAGCGCGAGAAACTCCGGACCCTCTACGAGGAGGCCAACGACACCGAGACGATACTCGACGTACAGGAGCGACTCTCGGAAGTCCAGTCGGAAATCGAGCGACTCGAAGCCCAGCGCAAGTCGCTGAAGCGGCAGGTCGCATACTCGACGCTGACGGTCCGCCTGCACGAGCGACCGCCTGACCCCGCGACCGACGACGGCCCGAGCGCGTGGTACGAGACGGGCTTGCTGGCGGCGTTCGTCTCGTCGGCCCACGGCGTCGTGGTCGTCGCCCGTGGTCTCGCGGTGGGCGCGGCCTACGCGCTCCCGTACGCCCTCGCGCTCGGCGTCCCGGTGGTCGGCGGGGTCGCCCTCTGGCGGCGGCGACGCTCGGGCGACCCGGCGGGCGCGGACCGTTCCGACGCTCCCGAACCGGCCGACGAGTCCGGAGACGACGACTGA
- a CDS encoding hemolysin family protein, with protein sequence MMSSVLTATAEAGITLYTVPVVGIELGQMEVTVVGIFLILLLLTGSGFFSSSEIAMFSLSPHQIDAMIEKGERGARAVKSLKDDPHRLLVTILVGNNMVNITMSSISTTIVGFYFDAGTAVLVSSFGITSMVLLFGESAPKSYAVENTELHARRVARGLRIVEKVLWPLITLFYYLTSAINKVTGGDSSIESSYVSRDEIRNMIKTGEREGILDEEERQMLQRTLRFTDATAKEVMTPRLDMAAISKDATVEEAIQECMQAGHARLPVYAGSLDNVIGVFDIRELESSDYGTFADLEVGDVINPTLHVPESKNVDDLLSEMRENRMHMVIVIDEFGATEGLITMEDLLEEIVGEILVGDEEHPVEFVDDTEVLVRGDVNVDEVNDTLEIDLPEGEEFETIAGFLFNRAGRLVEQGEEFVYENVMMRAEQVENTRIQKVRVTVDRDTANPVEEQSPGDGDEIQ encoded by the coding sequence ATGATGTCATCAGTACTCACAGCAACAGCTGAGGCCGGTATCACGTTATATACTGTGCCGGTCGTCGGTATCGAACTGGGGCAAATGGAAGTTACCGTGGTCGGCATCTTCCTGATTCTGTTGCTCCTCACGGGGTCGGGGTTCTTCTCGTCGTCGGAAATTGCCATGTTCTCTCTATCTCCGCACCAGATAGACGCGATGATTGAGAAGGGCGAGCGTGGCGCGCGCGCAGTCAAATCGCTTAAAGACGACCCCCACCGCTTGCTCGTGACGATTCTCGTGGGGAACAATATGGTCAACATCACGATGTCCTCTATCTCGACTACCATCGTCGGCTTCTACTTCGACGCGGGAACGGCAGTACTCGTATCGTCGTTCGGTATCACGTCGATGGTCCTGCTGTTCGGCGAGAGCGCGCCCAAGTCCTACGCCGTCGAGAACACCGAATTGCACGCACGGCGCGTCGCCCGAGGGCTGAGGATAGTCGAGAAAGTGCTGTGGCCGCTCATCACCCTGTTCTACTATCTAACGAGCGCCATTAACAAGGTCACCGGCGGCGACTCGTCCATCGAGTCGTCGTACGTCTCTCGTGACGAGATTCGGAACATGATAAAGACGGGCGAGCGCGAGGGAATCCTCGACGAGGAGGAGCGCCAGATGCTCCAGCGTACCCTTCGATTCACCGACGCTACCGCCAAGGAGGTGATGACTCCCCGACTCGACATGGCGGCCATCTCCAAAGACGCGACCGTTGAGGAGGCCATCCAAGAATGTATGCAGGCGGGGCACGCCCGCCTGCCGGTTTACGCCGGGTCGCTGGACAACGTAATCGGCGTCTTCGACATCCGTGAACTGGAGAGTTCCGACTACGGCACCTTCGCCGACCTCGAGGTGGGGGACGTTATCAACCCGACGCTTCACGTCCCGGAGTCCAAGAACGTGGACGACCTCCTCTCGGAGATGCGCGAGAACCGGATGCACATGGTCATCGTCATCGACGAGTTCGGCGCTACCGAGGGTCTCATCACGATGGAGGACCTGCTCGAGGAAATCGTCGGCGAGATACTGGTTGGTGACGAGGAACACCCGGTTGAGTTCGTCGACGACACGGAGGTGCTGGTCCGCGGCGATGTCAACGTCGACGAGGTCAACGACACCCTCGAAATCGACCTCCCCGAGGGCGAGGAATTCGAGACCATCGCCGGGTTCCTCTTCAACCGTGCGGGTCGCCTCGTCGAGCAAGGCGAGGAATTCGTCTACGAGAACGTGATGATGCGAGCCGAACAGGTGGAAAACACCCGCATTCAGAAGGTCCGAGTGACCGTCGACCGCGACACCGCCAATCCGGTCGAAGAGCAGTCGCCGGGCGACGGGGACGAAATCCAGTAA
- a CDS encoding universal stress protein produces MYENILLPFDGSEGAAEVLHHASEIAHWADATIHLLYVADTTRDSVTVVEGQTVDALVQQGEDIVEEATKTLDTLGVSYETEIVQGNPAQTIVEYAEKYGQDLVVMPTHGREGVSRYLIGSVSEKVVRLSSVPVLTVRMQPDESLVFPYENILIPTDGSTASTHAASHLVEFAAALDATVHVLSVVDDTALGMDVRSTTSGKESEGAATDAVETVVSEAESRGVTSTVRHIEHGTPVEEILDCIDSNDIHVVGMGTTGRRGTDRILLGSVAEKTVRSAPVPVLTVAQPE; encoded by the coding sequence ATGTACGAGAACATTCTCCTCCCATTCGACGGTAGCGAGGGTGCCGCCGAGGTACTCCATCATGCCAGCGAAATCGCACATTGGGCCGACGCGACAATCCACCTGCTCTACGTTGCCGACACGACGCGCGACAGCGTTACGGTCGTTGAGGGCCAGACTGTCGATGCGCTCGTACAACAGGGTGAGGACATCGTTGAGGAAGCAACGAAAACGCTGGACACTCTGGGTGTTTCGTACGAGACCGAAATCGTTCAGGGTAATCCGGCCCAGACAATCGTCGAGTACGCCGAGAAGTACGGTCAGGATTTGGTCGTGATGCCGACCCACGGCCGCGAAGGGGTCTCACGATACCTCATCGGAAGCGTCTCCGAGAAGGTCGTCCGTCTCTCGTCGGTTCCCGTACTCACTGTCCGCATGCAACCCGACGAGTCGCTGGTATTCCCTTACGAGAACATCCTCATCCCGACCGACGGGAGTACTGCTTCGACGCACGCGGCCAGTCATCTCGTCGAGTTTGCGGCGGCGCTGGACGCGACCGTCCACGTCTTGTCTGTCGTGGACGACACCGCACTCGGGATGGATGTCAGGTCCACGACATCCGGAAAGGAGAGTGAAGGGGCCGCGACCGACGCTGTCGAGACTGTCGTCTCGGAGGCCGAGTCACGTGGGGTTACGAGTACTGTCCGCCACATCGAACACGGAACGCCCGTCGAGGAGATTCTCGACTGCATCGACTCGAACGACATCCACGTCGTCGGTATGGGAACGACGGGGAGACGTGGCACGGACCGTATCCTGCTCGGTAGTGTCGCTGAAAAGACCGTGCGCTCGGCACCAGTCCCCGTCCTGACTGTCGCGCAACCGGAGTGA
- a CDS encoding NADH-quinone oxidoreductase subunit D — MSDAPETDPDVAASDQRGAVDYDELETLLGDRVLGRETHLDAEGFVVRPDEVESVLRTLRHEAGFDHLSLLTAQQYEDRYESIYHLKKYDDPTQAVSVVVPTDSDDPWNESAASVYKTAEWHEREAYDLVGIEYRGHPDLRRILLPETWQGHPLALDYDQNKPQMVALREHVNPIAESRKGTDSESDTMFLNIGPHHPATHGVLHLKTVLDGEQVADVEPDIGYLHRCEEQMCQQDNYRYQIMPYPDRWDYTANMPNEWAYARTAETLADIDVPEYAQVIRTMATELGRIMGHMLAVGTFALDVYGDFTAIFMYAVRDREIVQNILEDLTGQRMMFNYFRLGGVVWDLPEPREEFFEKIRDFLDGLPRHVDEYHDMLTGNEIFQKRTVDTGVISAETAKQYGCTGPVARGSGVDYDLRRDDPYGYYDELDWNVVTEPHGDNYSRVLVRLQEVEESAKIIGQCVDILEDWPEDERNIQSNVPRTLKPDPDTEVYKAVEAAKGEMGVYIRSDGTSKPARFKIRSPCFNNLHALGAMAEGEYVPDLVAALGSLDIVLGSVDR; from the coding sequence ATGAGCGACGCACCTGAGACCGACCCCGACGTGGCGGCGTCGGACCAACGGGGAGCGGTCGATTACGACGAACTCGAAACACTGCTCGGCGACCGAGTACTCGGGCGCGAGACGCATCTCGACGCCGAGGGATTCGTCGTCCGACCCGACGAGGTGGAGTCGGTCCTCCGGACGCTCCGCCACGAAGCGGGGTTCGACCACCTCTCGCTGTTGACCGCCCAGCAGTACGAGGACCGCTACGAGAGCATCTATCACCTCAAGAAGTACGACGACCCGACCCAAGCGGTCAGCGTCGTCGTCCCGACGGACTCGGACGACCCGTGGAACGAGTCGGCGGCGTCGGTCTACAAGACCGCCGAGTGGCACGAGCGCGAAGCCTACGACTTAGTGGGTATCGAGTACAGGGGCCATCCGGACCTCCGGCGAATTCTCCTGCCCGAGACGTGGCAGGGCCACCCGCTCGCGCTCGACTACGACCAGAACAAGCCCCAGATGGTCGCCCTGCGCGAACACGTCAATCCCATCGCGGAGAGTCGGAAGGGAACCGACTCGGAATCTGACACGATGTTCCTCAACATCGGGCCACACCACCCCGCGACTCACGGCGTCCTCCACCTCAAGACGGTGCTGGACGGCGAGCAGGTCGCCGACGTGGAACCAGACATCGGCTATCTCCACCGGTGCGAGGAGCAGATGTGCCAGCAGGACAACTACCGCTACCAGATTATGCCGTACCCCGACCGGTGGGACTACACCGCGAACATGCCCAACGAGTGGGCGTACGCCCGCACCGCCGAGACGCTGGCCGACATCGACGTGCCCGAGTACGCGCAGGTCATCCGGACGATGGCGACGGAACTCGGGCGCATCATGGGCCACATGCTCGCGGTCGGGACGTTCGCGCTCGACGTGTACGGCGACTTCACGGCCATCTTCATGTACGCGGTCCGGGACCGAGAAATCGTCCAGAACATCTTAGAAGACCTGACGGGCCAGCGGATGATGTTCAACTACTTCCGACTCGGCGGGGTCGTCTGGGACCTGCCCGAACCCCGCGAGGAGTTCTTCGAGAAGATTCGGGACTTCCTCGACGGCCTGCCACGCCACGTCGACGAGTACCACGACATGCTGACCGGCAACGAAATCTTCCAGAAGCGGACGGTGGACACCGGGGTCATCAGCGCGGAGACCGCAAAGCAGTACGGCTGTACGGGACCGGTCGCTCGCGGGTCGGGCGTCGACTACGACCTGCGCCGGGACGACCCCTACGGCTACTACGACGAACTCGACTGGAACGTCGTCACCGAACCCCACGGCGACAACTACTCGCGAGTGTTGGTCCGACTGCAGGAAGTCGAGGAGTCGGCCAAAATCATCGGTCAGTGCGTTGATATTCTGGAGGACTGGCCCGAAGACGAGCGCAACATCCAGTCGAACGTCCCGCGGACGCTCAAACCCGACCCCGACACGGAAGTCTACAAAGCGGTCGAGGCCGCGAAAGGCGAGATGGGCGTCTACATCCGGTCCGACGGCACCTCGAAGCCAGCACGGTTCAAGATTCGGAGTCCGTGCTTCAACAACCTGCACGCGCTCGGGGCGATGGCCGAGGGCGAGTACGTGCCCGACCTAGTGGCGGCGCTCGGCAGTCTGGACATCGTGCTGGGGTCGGTGGACAGATGA
- the hisC gene encoding histidinol-phosphate transaminase gives MEPRDLSAHTVYQAGRGIEEVARDLGLDPDDLVKLASNENPFGPSPAAVEAIREAAATASSYPKASHADLTEKLADEWGVSPGQIWLGNGGDGVLDYLARAMLEPGDTVLVPEPGFAYYGMSARFHHGEVERYHLSKADDFALTAETVLSDYDDERVVYLTSPHNPTGGRFDLEAVETVADETGEDTLVVVDEAYGEFAEGPSAVELVDSRDDVAVLRTFSKVYGLAGVRLGYGVVPETWADAYARVNTPFAASEVACRAGLAALDDDDHAEKTVETAAWAREYVYERLDAPTWESHANFVLAEVGDAAGVADVLQRRGVIVRDCTSFGLPECVRITCGTKDETRRAVSELNEVLSS, from the coding sequence ATGGAACCACGGGACCTCTCCGCGCACACGGTGTATCAGGCCGGACGGGGCATCGAAGAGGTCGCTCGCGACCTCGGGTTGGACCCCGACGACCTCGTGAAACTCGCCTCGAACGAGAACCCCTTCGGCCCGAGTCCTGCCGCGGTCGAAGCCATCCGGGAGGCGGCCGCTACCGCCAGTTCGTACCCCAAGGCCTCCCACGCCGACCTCACCGAGAAGTTGGCCGACGAGTGGGGCGTCTCGCCCGGCCAAATTTGGCTCGGCAACGGCGGCGACGGCGTACTCGATTACCTCGCGCGCGCGATGCTCGAACCCGGCGACACCGTTCTCGTCCCCGAACCGGGGTTCGCCTACTACGGGATGAGCGCCCGCTTTCACCACGGCGAGGTCGAACGCTACCACCTCTCGAAGGCCGACGACTTCGCGCTGACCGCCGAGACGGTCCTCTCGGACTACGACGACGAGCGAGTCGTCTACCTCACGAGTCCCCACAACCCGACCGGCGGGCGGTTCGACCTCGAAGCGGTCGAGACGGTCGCCGACGAGACCGGCGAGGATACGCTGGTCGTCGTTGACGAGGCCTACGGCGAGTTCGCGGAGGGGCCGAGTGCGGTCGAGCTCGTGGACTCGCGCGACGACGTGGCGGTCCTCCGGACGTTCTCGAAGGTGTACGGACTCGCGGGCGTCCGACTCGGCTACGGCGTCGTGCCCGAGACGTGGGCCGACGCCTACGCCCGCGTCAACACGCCCTTCGCCGCGAGCGAAGTCGCGTGCCGGGCCGGACTCGCCGCGCTGGACGACGACGACCACGCCGAGAAGACCGTCGAGACCGCGGCGTGGGCGCGCGAGTACGTCTACGAGCGTCTGGACGCGCCCACGTGGGAGAGCCACGCGAACTTCGTCCTCGCAGAAGTCGGCGACGCCGCTGGCGTCGCAGACGTTCTCCAGCGCCGGGGGGTCATCGTCCGGGACTGCACGAGCTTCGGCCTGCCCGAGTGCGTCCGCATCACCTGCGGGACGAAAGACGAGACCCGACGCGCGGTGTCGGAACTCAACGAGGTGCTGTCGTCGTGA
- a CDS encoding adenylate kinase family protein yields the protein MRVAVTGTPGTGKTSAVEALEDETGFGESGLEVVHLNDLIRDEDLWDERDEARDSLVADLDAVAERLADREELLVESHLAHHLDADRVVVLRCHPEELERRLTERGESDAKAAENAESEALDVILSETVNRHGVENVYEVETTDRSPDEVAAAIAAVVAGDREPSAGTVSYIDYL from the coding sequence GTGAGGGTCGCCGTCACCGGCACGCCCGGAACGGGCAAGACTTCGGCGGTCGAAGCCCTCGAAGACGAGACCGGATTCGGAGAATCCGGTCTCGAAGTCGTCCACCTCAACGACCTGATTCGAGACGAAGACCTCTGGGACGAACGCGACGAAGCGCGCGATAGTCTCGTCGCGGACCTCGACGCGGTGGCCGAGCGACTGGCCGACCGCGAGGAGTTGCTGGTCGAGTCTCATCTCGCTCACCACCTCGACGCCGACAGGGTGGTCGTCCTGCGGTGTCACCCCGAGGAGTTAGAGCGCCGCCTCACCGAGCGTGGGGAGTCCGACGCGAAAGCCGCCGAAAACGCCGAGAGCGAGGCTCTCGACGTTATTCTGTCCGAGACCGTGAACCGCCACGGCGTCGAGAACGTCTACGAGGTCGAGACCACCGACCGGTCGCCCGACGAGGTGGCCGCCGCAATCGCGGCAGTCGTCGCGGGCGACCGAGAACCGAGCGCCGGAACCGTCTCGTACATCGACTACCTATGA